CTTTATTCAGCTATTGATGGATTTTTGTGTATACTCACGCTCATAGactaataacaaaaatgatgTGAGATTAACACATTTTGCTCCGTTCAACATTCATAGAGGGTGCAGAATAGCTTTCATTCTTGGCacaaaactttttaaattcaagagagaaataataaaaaatgcactCTCGAATAATTTTAAGCCGAGCCTCAGTCTAAACAGCTTGGGTCACTCTGCTTGACTTACTGCCCAGTTGTAGTTGACTTTGGAGGTAATATGCATGGGCACTTCAGACTTAGGTACGGTATTTATTGATGGGATGGTGCTATAGCACATATTCAATAACCAAGAAAGTACTAAAAGTTCAATTTACGTAAATTaacattgtaaaataaaaacaaaaatccaacATTATCATAACTGCACCAAATAATAAGCAATAATCGAACAAAATCTACAAGCATGGTTTTTTTAccaatcaataatttattaaatttgctagCACAGCTTCATCTTTAAGATGTACCTACTATACTTCTTCCAAAACTACACATTCATGTACAaaactatcaataaattttaaaattcaaactaaacgaatgagagagaatgagagatATACCTGTTCAGTGACAGACCACTTTGAATTGAGAAACTGGCTGTAAATGTCGTACAACCTTTGCTTCTCAGCTTCTGAAACTGATGATTTAGGCATTTAGCCTTGGATGCCATGGACTCCATAGGAGCACCCGTGATAATAGGCATATTTCCAGTTCCACTGCCATCTTCCCTGTTCAAGTTGTGTGTCAGAAAGAAGTGCTTGAAGGTCCGCTCCACTAAAGCCTTTAGTCCTGTGAGATATAGCGTTCCAAGTTAACATTACTGGCCATTGGTAACTGCATGGAAACAGTCAAATTAGTAATCATGAAACATACGAATAACTGCAAATATTTCTCTTACTAATTGTATATCATTTAGCAATCACTACGCCCATATAAAGAagattaataaagaaaatacacCTAGTATCTTGCAGATTACTGATCAAGAGTTACAGACTTAGATTTCCAATCAATCACTCACTAAGACGTCTTgcttttctaaagaaaatgaaacaaacaatGACCTGAAACTCGCAATGCTAGCAATTGAAGACAAAGGCAGATGAAATTCACGTAGAGATGTCaagttaaaaaatcatttcccTGTCGTGATTATTGTCAGTGACCCTGGTACTTATTGCAAAGGCCGTCATAATTATCTGGACAATAAAACTACTCAGAACGATCTCAACCATGGTTTTTCCCTTTCATTTACTTCATTTACTTGTTCTTAGAATGGGAAGAAGCaacagagaaagaaacaaacaaaatgaagTTCATTGATCTTCAAAGGGAGAATTAAAATGACCTTTGCATTGTTccatattttcaattcataatttaacaataaaacaaCGGAATAAACcaagataaaatgaaatatgagCCAAGGTACAGTCACATTCTGAAGATGGGCAAGATGTAGTTTCAAGTGGACTTAGTtcaattttaagttaataCTTAATGCAGGGCAATCTCTTCTTCAGGCACTGCACCAGCATGAGTGATAGTGATAGTGATTTACAATATTCAacatcacaaatatatataagcttTTAAAATAGAACTTCTTATTCTTGTATACACCCTCAGGGGACTCCAAGTTTGAGTTTAATGTGAATAGGAGGTCttttgctaatttatttttcagcatGCTTGCAAGTTTAGGGGTTAGTAAAGCTCTAAGGGCATCAGCTGCAGCCTGATTGTAGGGTGTCGGGATCTCCTCGTCGACCAAACCACTAAGCTTTGACAAGGCATGAGATGCTTTTACAGCATGTATGTTTTTTGCTATTTGACCGCTAGTTCCAAACCATGTGCATCTGTCTTATCTGATTCCTCTGCCGTCGAATCATATTGGAGCAACAATGGTATAAGGTACctgaacaaacaaaaagtgaCCCTATAAAACCACAAGTTTCTAAAATGGACCTggattcaaacaaaataatccaCCTGAGAAAGACCATAAAGCAGTTTGCAACAGTGGAGTGGTTTTNNNNNNNNNNNNNNNNNNNNNNNNNNNNNNNNNNNNNNNNNNNNNNNNNNNNNNNNNNNNNNNNNNNNNNNAGTGCCGtagaataatgaaattttgtctttcaaaGAATAGTCACCATAAAGTACCTTCCCTTCAACACTTCCaagattttgttcaattttaaaataaaagttggacTCTCTTCGCAAGCAAATTGACTCGACAAAAGGTACCGAACAAATAAACATTAACTCTATGAACCCTCAAGTTTGTAAATGGACCTCGATTCAAGTAACAGACCACAAGAGAAAACTATAACATCAAGGTACGACAGTTTTTTGAGAAACATCGGAGTGGTTTTTGTAAGATGTAGCAATCATGTGCCAGCTGATGCAGTGgcttcaaaattcatattgttCAAAAAGCTTCATGTAGAAAAAGTACATTCTGCCATTCAAAGAATAGTCACCACAAAGCATCTTCAACACTACATGAGCACAAAGAGCATTATAAATAGACCAATATGGGTAATTTCATTATTCAATATCCATATATGAGCTACGAAGAATTATATGGGCAAAAGAGTGAAAAGTAATGAACGAATAGAAGCTAAGTCACTGAGCAATATGTCACTTGGAGCCAGGTTAAgcgataaatataaaagtacgTTCAAGAAATCCATAACAGAAACAGTAGTGTTCAGCAAAGTTCTGTAAACTTCCAGAAACTAGAATCTCATGCTAGAAAACTGATGAAAGCATAATCATAACAATATAATGATCTATCTTACCACAGTACACCAGCCTTCAGAAGGGCATTTTGAATTTCAGAGGAGATAGAAAGGTGAGCAATGGTCTGCAGGGCAGCATCAATAGCAGCAGGAACAAGCTCAAGTTCAGTGCAATGAACAATGTCATCAACTAATCCTGAAAATTCGAGCATCTCAGTTCTCGCACTTTCAAACTGACTCAAAACTGAAAAGGTTCGCATTATGCTAGCAACAATAGTAGCGGACAGTTCAGTGGCAGGAGTTGTTGGTTGGACCACACACATGCAACGGGAAAGGAGTGTTGCAAGAAGAGGTATTCCACCATCTCTCACAAGCTCTTCACCATTGAATGGTGAAGACTCACACCTGAAAGTTAAATATGTGGAAATAGCATAAGCAAAAGTACATTCACAAAGTACTTATCTAAAGAGGAATGATATGGAAATTAAAGGCAGATGATGAATTTACATCAACCAAACAAGCTCCGAGGATGCAACTAGAAGATGTGCTCGAtcagaggaaagaaaattgttaTCATCCTTGTCCACTGTAATGGCACTTAAGAGCATAGGATATCCAGCATATTTGAATGGCATCAATACATTCCCATATCGCCTATATAGAATACACTGGCCCTTTAAGAGAAGCAACAACCTCCAACTCTGGGGACCTTGCAATCCTTGCACGGTCACCTAAGGGAGAGGAATAAGAAAGCAGTAGatcactaaaaagaaaatatgaaacatggaactcaaatatgaagaaatacAACCAATTAAAGAGGATTGCATTCCGGCCAAAGACATGCCTCATAAAAACCCTCATACGTAGGGTTCAACTTAGGAATTTTGTCCAACTTTGCTGATCATATTCCAAGAAGTTTACTGATTGCAGAATGAAATATTAGATGGACGCAACAAAACCAAAGGGAAACATATGTAAGTAGTCCAAACCTCATAGGAAAGCCCTATGATTTACATTTTCACTCTTCCGCAAAAgccacttaaatttatatatttaaatttatttcttggtcCACACCTTAAATTGAGGTAGTATCATAtctaagaattaaatatatagatagtcCCGTGTCCTTCCTAGTTccaagatatatttaaaaccaATACTGATATCCATTTACATGTGTAAAAAAGCATTTGGCTCATCTTGACAGCATAAATACCTTTAGAGCACTTTCTACCAGTCAAATAAACAGCTTAATTGTGAAAAAGGCATCTAAACAAGTCGActaattcatttgaaataagATCTGGtagcttataagattttatatgttccttttttttttctcaagctTAATCATATAGTCTCCGTTTTTTATGAGTAACGACAGATCCTCACACAGGATCAAGGAATTTGGCATACCTGCAAGCACTCATAAGCTTTCTNNNNNNNNNNNNNNNNNNNNNNNNNNNNNNNNNNNNNNNNNNNNNNNNNNNNNNNNNNNNNNNNNNNNNNNNNNNNNNNNNNNNNNNNNNNNNNNNNNNNNNNNNNNNNNNNNNNNNNNNNNNNNNNNNNNNNNNNNNNNNNNNNNNNNNNNNNNNNNNNNNNNNNNNNNNNNNNNNNNNNNNNNNNNNNNNNNNNNNNNNNNNNNNNNNNNNNNNNNNNNNNNNNNNNNNNNNNNNNNNNNNNNNNNNNNNNNNNNNNNNNNNNNNNNNNNNNNNNNNNNNNNNNNNNNNNNNNNNNNNNNNNNNNNNNNNNNNNNNNNNNNNNNNNNNNNNNNNNNNNNNNNNNNNNNNNNNNNNNNNNNNNNNNNNNNNNNNNNNNNNNNNNNNNNNNNNNNNNNNNNNNNNNNNNNNNNNNNNNNNNNNNNNNNNNNNNNNNNNNNNNNNNNNNNNNNNNNNNNNNNNNNNNNNNNNNNNNNNNNNNNNNNNNNNNNNNNNNNNNNNNNNNNNNNNNNNNNNNNNNNNNNNNNNNNNNNNNNNNNNNNNNNNNNNNNNNNNNNNNNNNNNNNNNNNNNNNNNNNNNNNNNNNNNNNNNNNNNNNNNNNNNNNNNNNNNNNNNNNNNNNNNNNNNNNNNNNNNNNNNNNNNNNNNNNNNNNNNNNNNNNNNNNNNNNNNNNNNNNNNNNNNNNNNNNNNNNNNNNNNNNNNNNNNNNNNNNNNNNNNNNNNNNNNNNNNNNNNNNNNNNNNNNNNNNNNNNNNNNNNNNNNNNNNNNNNNNNNNNNNNNNNNNNNNNNNNNNNNNNNNNNNNNNNNNNNNNNNNNNNNNNNNNNNNNNNNNNNNNNNNNNNNNNNNNNNNNNNNNNNNNNNNNNNNNNNNNNNNNNNNNNNNNNNNNNNNNNNNNNNNNNNNNNNNNNNNNNNNNNNNNNNNNNNNNNNNNNNNNNNNNNNNNNNNNNNNNNNNNNNNNNNNNNNNNNNNNNNNNNNNNNNNNNNNNNNNNNNNNNNNNNNNNNNNNNNNNNNNNNNNNNNNNNNNNNNNNNNNNNNNNNNNNNNNNNNNNNNNNNNNNNNNNNNNNNNNNNNNNNNNNNNNNNNNNNNNNNNNNNNNNNNNNNNNNNNNNNNNNNNNNNNNNNNNNNNNNNNNNNNNNNNNNNNNNNNNNNNNNNNNNNNNNNNNNNNNNNNNNNNNNNNNNNNNNNNNNNNNNNNNNNNNNNNNNNNNNNNNNNNNNNNNNNNNNNNNNNNNNNNNNNNNNNNNNNNNNNNNNNNNNNNNNNNNNNNNNNNNNNNNNNNNNNNNNNNNNNNNNNNNNNNNNNNNNNNNNNNNNNNNNNNNNNNNNNNNNNNNNNNNNNNNNNNNNNNNNNNNNNNNNNNNNNNNNNNNNNNNNNNNNNNNNNNNNNNNNNNNNNNNNNNNNNNNNNNNNNNNNNNNNNNNNNNNNNNNNNTTCTACAATTGTTTGCTCAATCAGTCTCCAATGTGCATCTCATGTGACGATAAGTACCAGACAACTGACTCCCATTTTAAATGGCTTGCAAGGCAACCGGTTTATTGTAGGATAAAGCACTGATCCTATTTTACTCTATGTTCCACACATAAATCTTTTATGTACCAAGCTCATAACCAAAGGAATGCTTTAAGGGCCCAGAACACGCCCGTTTTAGGAACATTGTAAAACAAGCATACCCAACTATAGGTAGGTGTATCAAGTAAAGACTCCTTCCATGTCATTATTTGTCCCTTTGGCGCaggaaaaacagaaatttcTCTACCATAGATATCctatttaaataacaaagtaaataagaaaGAACCTCGTTCAGtaactaatttataatatatttagtctaAGAAATGTAGATGATCATAAGAGCGAAAAATTCTTCGTTATCACAGtagaaattactttatttcatattctGTGGCGAAATACTGCAACAGAATGATCATGATCATAGTCTGTAGGCTAGTAATTAGTCTCTATAGAAACTAGATACTAATTCAACTCCATCAGTTCAGCAGTAGTTTGATATACAAACAAAACTTCAGTGCTATTGAAGATCCCCAAGATCCGCAAAGAGCTAGAGTAGTTCAATACAAGTCAGCAGACATGATGGAAACAGGAAGCACAGAGTTCATGGTGAT
The nucleotide sequence above comes from Sesamum indicum cultivar Zhongzhi No. 13 unplaced genomic scaffold, S_indicum_v1.0 scaffold00214, whole genome shotgun sequence. Encoded proteins:
- the LOC105179800 gene encoding dnaJ homolog subfamily C GRV2-like isoform X2, producing MPFKYAGYPMLLSAITVDKDDNNFLSSDRAHLLVASSELVWLMCESSPFNGEELVRDGGIPLLATLLSRCMCVVQPTTPATELSATIVASIMRTFSVLSQFESARTEMLEFSGLVDDIVHCTELELVPAAIDAALQTIAHLSISSEIQNALLKAGVLWYLIPLLLQYDAHGLELAVK
- the LOC105179800 gene encoding dnaJ homolog subfamily C GRV2-like isoform X1, which gives rise to MPFKYAGYPMLLSAITVDKDDNNFLSSDRAHLLVASSELVWLMCESSPFNGEELVRDGGIPLLATLLSRCMCVVQPTTPATELSATIVASIMRTFSVLSQFESARTEMLEFSGLVDDIVHCTELELVPAAIDAALQTIAHLSISSEIQNALLKAGVLWYLIPLLLQYDSTAEESDKTDAHGLELAVK